From ANME-2 cluster archaeon:
TCCACGTTCAAACAGGTGACGATAAAAAAACCTGCGCATTTCACCGGTACGGGCGGTGAAGATGTCAGGGTCATTCCCATAGAGGACAGGATATTCATTTTGCCCTGATAACAAAATAGAGGGAACTATGAAAGCATTAATGGTTCCAAAAGGACAGGGTGAAACCCTCAGGAAACAACTGCTCAAGGCCGGGTACATGGATACCATGCGCAAGTTAAAGGTACGGGGGTACGACCTGGAGATCCCTGTGACCGATACTATCCCGCCAGAATTTTCCCTATTCCCGTGCATACAACAGGAAGAACCTGAATATTATGAAAACGCATGCGCCCTTCAAGACCTGATGAAAATGTATCTGGGGGAGGATGAACTGAAACTGCTGCCAGGGGGATGGCAGATACTCGGTGATGTCGTTATTGTCGCATTGCACCCTGACCTGTATCCGGTCCGGTCTACGTTCGGTGATGTGCTGCTTACCATGTACCCCTATTGCAGGAGCGTGTACCTTAACAAAGGCATTGAAGGAGAATTACGGCTTCCAAACCGTGAACTTATATCCATGCGGGATGGGGTGGATGCTCCGGCGCTGGCAATCCATACCGAGAACGGTTGCCGGTTCAAACTGGATGTCACGAAGGTCATGTTCTGCAAGGGTAACTTTAATGAAAGGACTCGGATGGGGAACCTTGGCAGGGGGGAAGTGGTGGTGGATATGTTTGCAGGCATCGGATATTTCACCATCCAGATGGCAGTGCATTCAAGGCCTGCGAGAATCATTGCCATTGAACTGAACCCTGAATCATACCAGTTCCTTGTTGAGAATACCAGGCTGAACCATGTGGAAGACATTGTGGAACCGATACTGGGTGATTGTGCAAAAAAGACACCTGTATCAGTGGCAGACCGTGTGGTCATGGGTTATGCAGGAAATACGCACCATTACCTGCCACAGGCGATCAGGGCCCTGAAAAACGGTGGTGTTCTGCATTACCATGAGATAGTGCCAGAAAAACTGATGCCTGACAGAAGCTTTGAACGCATCCATAACAAAGCACGTGAGCAGGGACGAAAGGCTGAGATACTTAACTGGCACAGGGTTAAGAAATATTCACCTGGTGTCTGGCATGTTGTGGTGGATGCCAGGATAGATGGGGGATAATAAAAGTGTGTATTCAGGGGTCATCGGTTTAAAGTAATAGACTGCTGGATGTGGAGATTCATTTCTTTTCCCACTTTTCCAGTTGCATGACTTTAGACAGGGTAGAACCTTTGATAATTTCATCTCTTATACGGCTCTCATTTTTTTCCACTTCCAGGGCACGGCGGGCAAGTTCATAAGCGCGTTCCCGGGGTACTACCACCACGCCATTGTCATCGCCCACTATGTAGTCGCCGGGGCGCACGGTCTGGCCGCCACACTGTATTTCGGCATTTATCTCGCCAAAACCTTTTGGTTCACCGGCATTGGGTACAATTGCACGGGCGAAGATGGGAAACTCCAGTTTCCTGATATCATCCACATCACGTACCGCACCGTCGATGACCACTCCGGCAATACGGCGGTTCATGCAACTCAGGGTAGCCAGTTCACCCCAGGGGGCTATGCGTTCACTGCCGCCGTTATATATTACTATCACGTCACCCTCCCCGGCAACATCGATGGCCTCCACGGCTTTGGCCCAGTCCCCTTCGAAGGTCTGCACCGTAACAGCCGGTCCCACCATCTTCAAGCCAGGATGTATGGGGATGAGCCCGTGCATGGCACCTTTGCGGTGCATGGCATCGCTGATATTGGGAGTGGATACCCCCATTAAAAGCTGCCTGGTCTGTGCCACTAGATCATGTTTAATCACAGGGGATAAGGATGGCGAATCCATGCCATCACGTATCTTCTGTGCAGAGTTGGTCACATTGGATGTGCGGGTAATATTACCTCCCACGATCACAATATCGGCACCTTCCGCCACAGCCTGGCCGACAGACCCTGCATCCAGGCCGCCTGCCACTGCAATGGGAATGTGTATCCTGTCCCTCATTTCCCTGAGTACTTCAATGGGGTCCTGACCCATCATCTGCATATCTATGCCTACATGGATATTGATGATATCCACACCAAGTACTTCAAGTTCCATGGCCCGCTCTACCGGTTCTGCCACTGATATGAGGTCGCACATGAGCCTGACACCATACTTGTTTGCTGCTTTCCTGGCATCAGCTATAGTGGAATCGTCGGCACTGCCCAGCAAAATAACTATATCGGCACCTGATTTCGCTGCCATTTCCACCTCGAGTGCGCCGGTGTCCATGGTCTTCATGTCGGCCAGGATGGTATGGCCCGGAAAATTACTTTTCAATGCCCTGACCGCATACATGCCCTCGCTTTTGATGAGGGGTGTGCCGGCCTCTATCCAGTCCACACCGCCCTCTACGGCTTCGTAGGCTATCCGGATGGCACGGTCCAGTTCGAGCAGGTCAAGGGCTACCTGCAATATGGGGGCGGGATTGCTCATAGATAGTAGATATTACTGATTAACCAAAACTCTATTTGTCACAGACCCTGTGGTGACAAACACTTATCAATATCAGTTATTTGTGCAGTACTTTCTCAATGATGTCCCCGATTAGCACGCCAACGATGAACGTGATAGTTACTATTAACATCAATATGACGAACACGAACGAACCTGCCAGACCGGCAATGAGTCCCCCTCCAATTCCCGCTGCAATGCCTTCTGTCAATCCGCCGACCACAAGAGCTATTATTCCCACAATAATACCCAATATTAGCCCAATCTTCAGTCCCTTGAACAGGATATGCAGGTAATCTTGAGCACCTTTGTTGGCAATACCGTACACTATCCCTATCAACAGAATTAACAAACTAAGAGTAAATTCCATGGTATGCTCACCTCA
This genomic window contains:
- a CDS encoding class I SAM-dependent methyltransferase family protein, producing MKALMVPKGQGETLRKQLLKAGYMDTMRKLKVRGYDLEIPVTDTIPPEFSLFPCIQQEEPEYYENACALQDLMKMYLGEDELKLLPGGWQILGDVVIVALHPDLYPVRSTFGDVLLTMYPYCRSVYLNKGIEGELRLPNRELISMRDGVDAPALAIHTENGCRFKLDVTKVMFCKGNFNERTRMGNLGRGEVVVDMFAGIGYFTIQMAVHSRPARIIAIELNPESYQFLVENTRLNHVEDIVEPILGDCAKKTPVSVADRVVMGYAGNTHHYLPQAIRALKNGGVLHYHEIVPEKLMPDRSFERIHNKAREQGRKAEILNWHRVKKYSPGVWHVVVDARIDGG
- a CDS encoding bifunctional hexulose-6-phosphate synthase/ribonuclease regulator; its protein translation is MSNPAPILQVALDLLELDRAIRIAYEAVEGGVDWIEAGTPLIKSEGMYAVRALKSNFPGHTILADMKTMDTGALEVEMAAKSGADIVILLGSADDSTIADARKAANKYGVRLMCDLISVAEPVERAMELEVLGVDIINIHVGIDMQMMGQDPIEVLREMRDRIHIPIAVAGGLDAGSVGQAVAEGADIVIVGGNITRTSNVTNSAQKIRDGMDSPSLSPVIKHDLVAQTRQLLMGVSTPNISDAMHRKGAMHGLIPIHPGLKMVGPAVTVQTFEGDWAKAVEAIDVAGEGDVIVIYNGGSERIAPWGELATLSCMNRRIAGVVIDGAVRDVDDIRKLEFPIFARAIVPNAGEPKGFGEINAEIQCGGQTVRPGDYIVGDDNGVVVVPRERAYELARRALEVEKNESRIRDEIIKGSTLSKVMQLEKWEKK